A stretch of Chanodichthys erythropterus isolate Z2021 chromosome 20, ASM2448905v1, whole genome shotgun sequence DNA encodes these proteins:
- the npbwr2b gene encoding neuropeptides B/W receptor type 2b, whose protein sequence is MENITSPFIPNPTCNYSMDLYYHNYPNRSDLNCTPPADYFFYADLYVVLPVIYSVICAVGLTGNTAVIYVILKAPKMKTVTNMFILNLAIADDLFTLVLPINIAEHLLHYWPFGEVLCKIILSIDHYNIFSSIYFLTVMSVDRYLVVLSTVRSKRMPYRTYRAAKIVSLCVWLLVILIVMPFTVFAGVYISPDDSDRKSCVLSFPSPESLWFKASRIYTLILGFAIPVSTICILYTMMLYKLRNMRLNTNAKALDKAKKKVTIMVFIVLAVCLFCWTPFHLSTIVALTTDLRTTPLLIGISYFITSLSYANSCLNPFLYAFLDDSFRKAFKKMLECRPA, encoded by the coding sequence ATGGAGAACATCACAAGCCCCTTCATCCCAAACCCGACATGCAACTACAGCATGGACTTATACTATCACAACTATCCCAACCGGAGCGATCTGAACTGCACGCCGCCGGCTGACTACTTCTTTTACGCAGACCTGTACGTGGTTCTCCCGGTCATTTACTCCGTGATATGTGCCGTAGGTCTGACAGGCAACACGGCGGTCATATATGTGATTCTCAAAGCACCCAAAATGAAAACGGTGACCAATATGTTCATTCTGAACTTGGCGATCGCCGACGACCTCTTCACTTTAGTGCTGCCCATCAATATAGCGGAGCATCTGTTACACTACTGGCCGTTCGGCGAAGTGCTTTGCAAAATCATTTTAAGCATCGATCACTATAACATCTTCTCCAGCATCTACTTTCTGACGGTTATGAGTGTGGACCGGTACCTGGTGGTGCTGTCGACCGTGCGCTCCAAGCGCATGCCGTACCGCACATACCGGGCAGCCAAGATAGTGAGTCTGTGCGTGTGGCTGCTGGTGATCCTCATCGTCATGCCCTTTACCGTGTTCGCGGGAGTCTACATCAGCCCCGACGACTCCGACAGGAAAAGCTGCGTGCTGAGTTTCCCCAGTCCTGAAAGTTTATGGTTCAAAGCGAGCCGGATTTACACCCTCATACTGGGCTTCGCCATTCCGGTGTCTACAATTTGCATTCTTTACACCATGATGCTGTACAAACTAAGAAACATGCGTCTGAACACCAACGCCAAAGCGCTGGACAAAGCCAAGAAGAAGGTGACTATCATGGTGTTTATTGTACTGGCCGTGTGCCTGTTCTGCTGGACGCCCTTTCACCTCAGCACCATCGTAGCGCTGACCACAGACCTTCGGACCACACCGCTTCTCATCGGCATCTCGTACTTCATTACCAGCCTGAGCTACGCCAACTCCTGTCTGAACCCGTTCCTCTACGCCTTCCTGGACGACAGCTTCAGAAAAGCATTCAAGAAGATGTTAGAATGTAGACCTGCCTGA